ACAACCCGGATTCCGAATACCCTGCTAACAACACTAAAAAGGGGATCTACGCCGAAGGATGTGGACTAGAGAACGTAACGATGTCTTGGGAACATGATGAATACATGTATATGGTGAGCCTATATATACAAAGTTCATCACTCGGATGTTTTTAGCATTTATCTTTAATGTAAGATCTAATACATGGTGCATTGGAATCTGCAGGTTGCTAAGGAAAATAGCACCACTCTTCCATCTACTGGATTGTTCATTATCAGATTTCACTCTATCGTAAGCATTTTCCTCTTAATTATGTTTTGGATCTTGTATGTAAAATTGTGCTATGAACTTGCCTCTGTGTGTCCACAATCCAGCAAATAGAATCACTACAAGTCTACAACATATAATTTTGCAGCTTTACATATGGAAGGTGCATATACTCACTTCATGAATAATGAGGAAGACGTTGAGAACTTGAAATGgctcaatttatttaagtgtgTTTCTGTTTTGACTTCTGTAGATTTGTGTATTTGTGCACATCTTATCTTCACAGCTTTTCACATAATTAACttataatatgaaataattttgtacatcaagagttttattttattttattttctatgtggggttcttattttctttttggccACCTGAATTGCAGTATTTCCCTGGAAAGGTTAGATGGTGAACCATTTGAGGTCAAGGCCAAGGCTTTGAGGAGATTGGCTTTTAGTAATATTCTGGGCAGCGAGCAATTTACTAAATGCACTTATGTATTCACTTGCAAGATGCAATcttcaatagtaataaatttCATATCCAGTCAAATGATTATTTCTTATGAttcgcatttttttttattacgatGCCCAAATGATCCATTCTGGTTATGCACGATACTTTCTTCGTTATTAATTTACCGATAAATTAAATCGGAATTTACTCAAATAAATACAACCATCCAAGATAGTAAATAGCTATGactatgataaaattatataacagaGGGATATTTTTGGTTTGACTTGCACAGCGTTGACCGTTCACGATGTGCATGCACGCACCTAGAGGCTTTgataacaaaaaggaatttgtAAATTTGTGTATTGTGGTAGAAAAATATATCACAGAAGCAATTTCATGTGGTCTAATTGAAATAATTCGGTGAgctatttttttcctttgttttttagCCTGTCAACTTGTTACAGTTAATCTCATTGGCGTAGTACATTAACCAAATCGATTgttatacaagaaaaaaaattgctcaCTAAAAACGTTTTATTgatacacattttttattgCAATATTATATAAGCAtaggaaacaatattttttcccTGTAACTTGGAGCTGGGCTTCTATTTAACATCGTATGCTTGACATGTAAGAGAAAAAATTGtaagaaacaaattaatttttatctattataaGGGTTTTTTGGTGTACATCTATAGCAGGGCTTTAAAGATCATGTTACaaaattttcttgttaaaatgtgatataaaatattttttataaattaattaataattataattttttattattttcttatatatagttATTAATGCTCTTACATTTTACCTTcataacttatatatatttataaagacTTTTgggaaaaatgtattttttgtttcaaatgctTTTAAATAGACAAATTTACCCGTTTGAAAATACAGGATTAGAAAAATGCTAATTGACACTCTCTCTAAAACCAAGTTTAAGTAAAAAGTATAGAAACGTTAAACATATTttcctattatattttttctcattgCAAATGTGTTTTATGTCAtgtctcattatttatttttcatcataacgtatttatctttgtaatttaattttattgtacaaTGTGGAGTGATATATTAATATGTAAATCATTGTAATAAATGTAGTTACTTTTTAAACCACGAGCTTTTAACcagaacttatttttaaaaaggtaCAGTGCAGCGTAATAAGCAcgagaaaaaaatgatacaacaaactataattataggaaaaaaaatcttgaatatGTCGCTTATTTTGGTCTTACAACTGAAATGCCTACTACAACAAATGATATGtatgatatataaaaataaataacaaacacatgaaaataattttcgcAGCAGCAGCAGAGTGGCAGTGAATGTGTGACACAACAAACTAcaattacagaaagaaaaaaaactgacTAAATTGGTGAGATAAGAATTAAGACTGTTAGACACGGAATCCCATTTGGAATTTGTGATAGAAGAAAAAATTTCGCTGCCTAATCCTTAATTAGTTTGTGAATAAGACGTGAAACTatataagaaagaaatataatagAGTTGTGGGATAGAAAATTGAAGAGTTACGCCTCATGTCATGTACTCATTGTGAATTGTGATGCACGAAAAACTAGtactatttcattttattagagaGAATAAATTTTAGTAACTCTTTAAATGCGTAATGGAATGAGAAGAATCCCAGGAAAACACAAAGTCGCGACGGAGAGTGATTGATCTTATATCTACTAACACAACAACCTCAatgaaggaagaaacaaaatcaaatatatgatTGATCTTATATGGTTTAATTTTCGATAATGTTATGACTTTTTTAAGGGACAAagtttattatcataatttatataCTACCAAGTATTAGTTTCTAGCTTTTACTCGGGAgataatgttttatatataaaaaattaattttcaatttttacacACACCCAAAAAGTATTCTCAAAATCTCAATTCTGGAGGTATAATTAGTTGCAacttttgaacatttttttcttaaatatggtACAACTAAATAAAGTATAATAAGAGGATATTCGTTTTCATTTGTGAATATATGAtacaaacatattaaaaatatttctctatTAACATACTCTTCAAGATAATCCAAGAGGTGTAACACAAGCTATTAGTAATTTGAACCCTTTAAGCATATGTTAGAAGTTCAATTCTTGGGAATGAAATAACATTTGTGGAGAGAAAAATTGTCTCTTAACTCATGACTTTCAACggtgaaatattttgtttttaaaaaaaaatactcttaataatacattgtttattattaagtaaaaataatagtaataaatatgattcattaaaataaatagtaaaattaacacaattttataatatttgataaatttaccccattgataaaaatatatattaaaaaaatgttattaccattcattttatataaaagagtGATAATATATAATCACTTCTATATACCAATATCTCGttaatacatattatttttctgtatttttatggcatcatatatcatttatcatattcatatgtTTTTTGGTAATACAAAAATTTAGCAAGTCAACCATTGAAAGAAGAACAGAGAAAGTGATGGTTTGACTGGGAAGGCATTAATAACGtgagaaagaagaaaggagTCAACCGAAGAGAAGACGCGAAGGAGCGAGGTGCACGTGGCGTACGTGCGTGTTGCCCCACCGTAGGTAGTAGCGGCGCTCCCCTTCGTCCCTTTCCTTTCATTTCTCCCTCCGTTCCCTCCTCTTACCTTCTTAACTTCAaacttgttcttcttcttctctacaCTTTctttactcttttcctttttcttcatattaatatatttttctctctctcacagtTTTCTTCTTCAGCGCTAAGTTTCCTAATTCCTCACCATTTCATTTCCTCTTCCCCCAAACCCCCAAACCCCCAAACCCTATTCCCTTCACAATCAACAATCTCTCTGTGATGAGTTTGCCTCCTTTTTAATGGCTCACACTCTTCACAAACCCTTTTCCATACTATTATTGTTATACTTCACTTTTTCCTTCGCTTCACAACACTCACACCATGGATTCTCGATCCTCGATTCCGATTTCGACGCGCTCTACGGCGACTACACGCCCCCTTCTCCGCCGCCGCCGCCTCCGTTGCCTCACCCGCCCTCCCTCACGTGCCTGGAGGGTCTCAACGGGACGGGCTCCCTGACCACCACATGCGATCTCAATTCCAGCCTAATTTTCAATAGCGACGTGTACATAGAAGGGAACGGAAGCTTGAACATACTTCCCGGCGTGAATTTGAGTTGCCCCGTGTCTGGCTGCGTTATTTTGATTAACGTCAGTAACGAATTTAGTTTGCAGAGTGGTGCGGCAATAGTTGCAGGGACAGTGCTTGTGGCGTCGCGGAACGCCACCTTGTTTGGCGGTTCCGTAATAAACGTGACCGGATTGGCCGGGGCGCCACCGGCGCAGACGAGTGGGACGCCGTCGGGGACGCAGGGGGCGGGCGGAGGGCACGGCGGGAGAGGTGCCACGTGTGTTTCGGATAATACAAAGCTTCCGGACGATGTGTGGGGTGGGGATGCGTATTCTTGGTCGTCGTTGGATGAGCCGTGGAGTTATGGGAGTAAGGGTGGGACGACTAGTAAGGAGGAGAAGTATGGTGGGGAAGGAGGCGGGAGGATTAAGTTTGCAGTTGTGGACTCCATTGATGTGTCTGGGGATCTCTTGGCAAATGGAGGGGATGGAGGGATGAAGGGTGGAGGAGGTTCTGGTGGCAGCATTTATGTTAAAGCTCATAGAATGTAATGTATCGTGTCTTCTTCCCTTGAATCTTAGTCTTGCTTTTGTTAATTGAGTTTTATGATGATATTTTatactcttttaattattatgctTGGTAGGTACTAGTTAGTTTCGCTGTAGAATTAGGAATGAATGTGTTAGAGAGAAAATTGAGGTTGCGTACTGTAGAAAAAATGGTTAGATTTCGGCTTAGGTGATTTGAGCTTGTGTGGAGAGGATTTGTAGAATCTTCCAGTTAGGGGAATAAATAAAATGCAGGGTAGCCTAATCACTAGAGACAGAGAGAGGCTAGGAAAAACTATAGGCAAAACTATTAAGAAGGATTTAGAGGGTCAATAGTTTTGTCTATAGAAGATATCTATGATAGAATATCAATTGATCTGTGTAGATGATCTCACCTAATGGAAAAGGTTTGGTTGTTGTTTGTAGTCAGTATCACTGTCAGTACCCGACCTCATAGTATGCTGTTGTAGCTTGTACTTGTTTTTGCAGAAATACATGTGAAAAAGATTTTTGGAGTCTCTTGATTTTGATGCTTTTTATTTCTTGTCTGTGGTGTGGAATGTTAAAGAATGTTTTCAGAGTGGTGTGGTGATAATTGAGGTTGCATGAATGGTAgaaaaaatggtaaaattttGGCTTTGTTGATTTGGACACTGTAAAGATTTGTGGAATCTCCCAATTAAGGGAATAGATCAGATGCAGGGTAGCCTAATCACTAGAGGCAGAGTGAGTCTAAGAAGAGCTATAGGCTAAATTATTCAGAAGAATTTAGAGGTCAATGGTTTGTCTATACTCTACAGACGTGATCTATGATAGAATATTATGCTGTTGATTGATTTTTGTAGCTGACCTCACCTAATGGAATAAGGCTTGGTTGTTGTTAGTAGTTAATGTCACTATTAATTTAGTACATGATCTCATAGTATGTTGTTGTAGCTGTTACTTGGTTTTGCTGAAGTATATGTAAATAAGATTTGATCTTATTGCTTTTTATTTCTTGTCTGTGGTGTGGAATGTTAAAGAATGTTTGCACAGTGGTTGCATGCAATTGAGTAGTCTCCAACAGGAAAAAACTAAACAAACATTGCATCGCGTAACTTCAGTTATTCTCTATTTCTCTGCGTAACTTCAGATTTCTTGTTCTAATAAAATAGTTTGCAACTAATCGTGTCCTCTACCAAGTGCAGAACTGGAACTGGCACAATCAGTGCCACTGGAGGTGGTGGGTTTGCTGGCGGTGGAGGAGGAAGAGTTTCAATTAATGTCTTCAGCAGACATGACAATACAAAATTCTTCATTCATGGTGTGATATGATGACTACTGTGTTAAAGATGCAATATTCTTGACCTCCATAtcactttcattttaattttagagtAAAACTTTGGTTCTAATAGCCTGACATATAATTTAAGATGAATAAGTACATACATGCTACATAAAGCTTGTTTTGTTTCTTGCAGGAGGAATTAGTCTTGGATGTTCCAGAAATGCTGGTGCTGCAGGGACATATTATGACGCTGTTCCTCGGAGTCTTACCATTTGCAATCATAACTTGTCTACTCAAACTGATACTCTTCTGTTAGAGTTTCCTAAAGTGCCTCTTTGGACAAATGTTTATGTCCAGAATCAGGCCAAAGCATTGTTTCCTTTATATTGGAGCCGTGTTCAGGTGATTTAAATACTGAAATAAGATGTATTAATATTaggaaaaaggaagaagaatttTTTCGAAGAAAAAAGTTAGAAGAGGGACATAAATAAGATGAGAAAACTCTTTATAAACATATTCAGAAGAAGACCTGGCTAATAATTAGTTACCGTTGGaacttcaaataaattttgaagttaCTTGATTTGGATACCCTTTTTGCTTGTGGTCAATGTCTTATGACTTTTCTGTttgggaaaatatttttcaaataattaccAGGAATTGATAATAGACTAAGCAAATTTGATACATTTAGTTACTATTAGAACTTTTAAAGGAAGTCTACATTGTTTCATTTGGAGGGCTTTGTattgtgttttttattaatGCCATCTTTTGTATCATCTCAATTGAGATTTGAAGGATAGccaaaataccatttttattaaCTTGCAGGTTGGTGGACTAATTCGCTTGACTTATGGTGCTGTTCTAAGCTTTGGGCTTGCTCATTATGGTTCATCAGAGTTTGAGTTAATGGCGGAAGAGCTTTTAATGAGTGACTCTGTAGTCAAGGCAAGTAGAACTATTAGACTTCTCTTTCTAAGAACAATTGTATTTTTCTACTTGGGTTCTGGGGTTTTCTTATGCTGCTTGCTTCCACTTTTGACTTGCTATGTGTTAACTAAGAACTGCCAGTATTAAGTTTACTATTTATTTCCCACTCTTATCCAATTTTTATCAGAAACCATATCCTACAAttagtttagtatttttatgAGATGGTTATTTTATGAGACTAATAATGTCTTCCCATCCATGATCTTTTacccttcttttttgtttttttaaattagatatATGGAGCTCTTCGTATGTCTGTCAAGATTCACCTGATGTTGAATTCAAAGATGCTTATAGATGCCAATGGTGATCAAATTGTTGCAACATCCTTACTTGAAGCTAGCAACTTAGTAGTTCTCAAGGTTGTTATCCTTTGCATTTTTCTTGCTTCCAGCAGAACTATAATTTGTATTGCTctgccttaaaaaaaaaattgtattgctTACTTGGGAGATGCTAAATCATGTGGATTGTGGCTATGATCAGGATTCTTCTGTTATTCATTCTAATGCAAATTTGGGAGTTCACGGGCAAGGATCTTTGAACTTGTCCGGAGCTGGAAACTTGATTGAAGCGCAACATCTGATTTTGTCATTGTTTTTTAGTATCAATGTAAGTCGAAATCTCATATTCTCATATTGCTGTTTATATGTTTTACTGTTTCTTTAGAACCATTTAAAAGACTATTGAAGAATGTTCATCCTTCTCTATGTTGACTTGATATATATGCACACTTGATATGAAAGCTGGGATAGTCACGTGGTTCACTTTGATGGAATTTCTTATAAGAAAGCTTCGGTAATATTAAAAGTTCCATTTATTATGGTATTTCAtattatgaatttatgttgACAGTTGAAGACATAGGAATTTTTAAGCAATGGGCTAGGGTTTATAAACTTGGTGGATTGAAGGTTTAAGGTGGGATACTAATTATTCTAATTGGGTATTACAAATTTAGGTTGAAgataaaaagaattaagaatttcAAGCAATGGATTGGGATTTAATGATATTTGAATGGCTTAGAATTTTGGCAGATTGAAGGTTTAAGTTGGGATATTTTGTATGCTAATGGATCACTGATAACTGATTAACACCAAACTTGGGCTATTTGGGTGCTGCAAAGATTGCAATGTAAAGTTGGTTTATTGTTGGATCGGTGTAGCTCACATTAAGGGATGAATAGtcaatagttataattttttttagacaaaaattCTGTTTGAGGCCTTTCTTTCTTAGATAGAAAGTTCTGATGATTATATTAATTGAATTGAgtcatattatataatattttttatataccaTTTGATGTTGAGATTTGGTAGTTTTAAGCCACTATGTCACTaccctttttaatttaaatatttttaccatGTTAAGAGCAAAGAAGATTGAATTTGATAAATATGTAGTAATGAAACCTCTGCCCTTTTGCACATACAACAATTGACATGGATAAGTTAAGTATTGCCTACTTGTTCCTTGTATAGTTATGCCGCTTCCAATTTTGAAATTCTAAAAATTGATTTCTTAACCTTTAAACTGTGTACATGTATTATTATTTCTGTACTAATGCATTAACTATCATCTTTGAAACACAAAGGTTGGCCCTGGATCTGTTCTAAGAGGACCTTTAGAGGCTTCTGGTGATGATATGTAAGTTTATGCAATGCATGTTAAGAAAGCTTTGGCGTGCATTTCTTTATTTGGTTTAATATTTCCTTTTGCGTTATTGTGTAAAATGGTAGGACTCCACAACTTTACTGTGAAGTTGAAAATTGCCCTGTGGAATTGCTTCATCCACCTGAAGATTGTAATGTTAATTCATCACTGGCTTTCACTCTTCAGGTTTTTCTTTAGCACAATAAAGACTTAAATTGGTCAGATCTCTttgtataaaagaaaataatttttcttgttttctactGCAGATATGTCGGGTTGAAGATGTTATTGTTGAAGGCACCATAACTGGTTCTGTTGTGCACTTTCACTGGATTAGAAATATAGATGTTTCTTATTCAGGAGTAATCAGTGTGTCTGGGCTGGGTATTGTCATGCCCTCTTAATACTCTTCTCCCTACTGAATTTCATACATCACTTGATAGCTTGCATTATGTTATGATGGTCTATTAAACTGTTGTTATTTGAACCATTTGCAGGCTGTACTGGTGGGTTAGGTAGGGCAAGGTATTTTGAAAATGGTATTGGTGGTGGAGGTGGACATGGAGGATATGGTGGGGATGGATATTACAATGGCAATTTCATTGAAGGTGGTTCCACATATGGGGATGTTGATTTGCCGTGTGAACTTGGAAGTGGCAGTGGAAATAATAGCCTAGCTGGTGCAACTGCTGGTGGTGGCATCATTGGTAAGATCTGAATTTAAATTGAGTTGTGACAGAACAAATATTGTTATTCAACATTCTTTGGTGAAAAGGTGATTTTATgttattatcttttcttttgacAGTGATGGGTTCACTGGAGCACTCACTGTCAAGTTTGACTTTGAATGGCTCACTTAGAGCCGATGGGGAAAGCTTTGGAGATGACCCAAGAGGGAAGGATGGTGGGATTACTTCAAGCATTGGTCCTGGTGGTGGTTCTGGTGGAACTGTTCTTTTGTTTATTCAGACTTTGGCACTTGGTGACTCTTCTATAATCTCAACTGCTGGAGGACAAGGTAGTCCTAGTGGTGGTGGGGGTGGAGGTGGCGGAAGGGTTCACTTTCATTGGTCTAATATTCCAGTTGGAGATGAATATGTCCCTTTAGCAAGTGTTAAGGGAAGCATTATTACTGGGTTGGTACATTACAAAGTATACTTATAATCTGCATTTGTTTTAAGCATCTGTGACTGAAGAAATGTTTGATTGTCCCAGTTCATGGATTATCTGATTCTTAAGAGTTAGAGGCAAGTTCATGACTATTGAAATAGTGATGGTACTTATGGCTTTTTGGATAAAGCCAACAGTTCCCTCACTGGGGACTAGTACTAATGTTACTCTTTCTAGATGAATTGATGTATGCTACTGTGCTTGAATATGTTACACTGTAGGAGAAACCAGAATTTTTCTTTTGCATTGGGGCAAGGCTTGCAAATTTGTAATCATATAACTACATTGTCGTTTGCAATTGCTCCTTAAATTGACTTGCAAGGCTtgtgattttgtaatttaaaagtTATGCTTTGGGGTTAGTTTGGGCCATCTAGcagatcaatttttttaaaaaaaattcaattctagTGATTATATCCGGGAAGCTTTGACTGTGTTCATATCTGACATATATCATCCAGCAGACCCTGACCACACCTTTCAACTCTTTTtggctttgatttttttaagctAGTGTATATCATGTGCATGGGCATGGATATGTGCTTACATTTGTGTTAAGTTTCATCTATCTTGACCAGTTTGGTTGAGTTTTTATTTCTGATTACAGAGGAGGATTTGGTGGAGGTCAGGGCCTTCCTGGAAAAAATGGATCTATCAGTGGAACTGCTTGTCCCAGAGGGCTTTATGGTATCTTTTGTGAGGTAGATGAACATTCATCCTTCAGAATTTTCAGTAACTATTTGTGTGGTTGGAATGGGATTTAGAGGATTAGGTAGCTCAACATCATGAACTTTAGTTCGTTGGGATCATTTTCTGTTACTctcatattattttatcaatataatCTGTAAATTCCTGTTTCTATAATTGAGATGAAATTTTGAAGATCAACTTCTATGTTGCTCTGACTCTGTTGCTTGCATTTAACTCTGTTGCAGGAATGCCCTGTTGGTACTTATAAAGATGTCAGTGGGTCTGATAGAGCTCTTTGTCATGATTGTCCCCCTGATGAGCTTCCACATCGTGCCATATATATTTCTGTTCGaggtatttttaataattagtttGCTTTTATCACACCATAAGAGAAGAGTAAAGGCTAAGTTATTTATGTGtgcatttaattataaaatttattgcaTGAGTTTTACTTGATTAGATTTCCTATTTCCTTTTCAAAAGGTGGTGTGGCAGAGACTCCTTGTCCATACAAGTGCATTTCTGATAGATATCACATGCCAAACTGCTATACAGCTTTTGAAGAGTTGGTCTACACTTTTGGTGGGCCATGGCTCTTCGGTCTTCTACTCTTGGGTCTTCTTATCTTGCTTGCTCTAGTTCTCAGTGTTGCACGAATGAAATATGTAGCTGGCGATGATTTACCAGCTGTTACGCCTGCTCGAAATGACACTCGACTGAAccactcttttccttttcttgaaTCACTGAATGAGGTCCATAACCAACTTGTGAATTTCAGGGATACTCACCAACTTTGGAACGTTACAATCAAATTTAACTTTGCATTTCTGTGATCTTTCAGATTATGGAAACAAACAGAAGTGAGGAATCTCAGAGTCATGTGCACAGGTTGTATTTCCATGGCCCAAATACATTCAGTGAACCTTGGCATCTACTTCATTGTCCTCCAGAGCAAGTAAAAGATATTGTGTATGCCTCTTTTTCCTTAAAACATAGTTGATCCTCATTTAGTGTCGATGTATTTAGTATTTTAGTTATGTACACCCTGCAAGAGGCTTTCAGTTCATGTTATGCATTAAAATTGACCATTTAACTATTAAGCATATCACTTCATAATGCAGATATGAAGATGCCTTCAATAGATTTGTGGATGACATTAATAGTTTAGCTACTTATCACTGGTGGGAAGGGTCTATTTACAGTATCCTTTGCATCATTGCATATCCCCTTGCTTGGTCATGGCTTCAAATGTGTCGGAGAAAGAAATTACAGAAACTTAGAGAATTTGTTCGATCAGAGTATGACCATGCATGCTTGCGCTCTTGCCGTTCACGAGCACTTTATGAAGGGCTGAAGGTACTTCAGagtaaattttatgaatttgttCCTTACCCTAAATTGGGCTCTTGGCATACTAAATTTTTGTCTCAGTTCATTCATTACTGCCCTACTGAACTTAATTTACGTTATGTttatacaatttaaaatatctGTAATAAACTAAACATGGGTTCCTTGATAACAGTGACCTGGTGATAGAACTGGATCAGAATATAGGAAAGTTGTGCAGGGTTTATAGACAGAAACCTCTTGTCCATTGATCTGTATCAATGAGATATAAGATCAGAGATGAGGGGAATGTGGATACGTGATAGTACAACACTCTTGTAGCCTTCGAGGTGTTTGAGTCTGAGAGACCAGAGCTTTCCCTCCCAAATTCAACTCCAAAACCAAAAACACTCCTCACTATCATTTCCCtcctattaattttattgttccTCATAACTAGGGGATTTGCTTCCCTTCTCTAACCAACTAATGATTCCAACTAACTGTTGCTTCttgtttgggggggggggggggggcagatTCTttgatggatttttttttcttagttggTTTTAACATGCTACAGGTAGCTGCAACATCTGATCTGATGCTGGGATATCTGGATTTCTTCCTTGGTGGGGATGAGAAAAGACCTGATCTGCCTCCTCGTCTTTATCAAAGATTTCCCATGTCTATAATTTTTGGGGGAGATGGAAGTTACATGAGTCCTTTCTCTATTCACAGTGATAATATTCTTACTAGCATCATGAGTCAGGTTTGCTCAACTCAAAATTTAGTCTTTTTTATGAGATCTGGATGTTTAATATGTTTGCTGATTATTATGTTTGTCTGCTTTCTAGTCTGTTCCACCAACTATATGGTATCGATTAGTGGCTGGTCTTAATGCTCAACTACGATTGGTTCGCCGTGGACATCTAAAAATAACTTTTGGTCCTGTTATCAGCTGGCTTGATGTATATGCAAACCCTAAGTTGGCTACATATGGGGTACGTGTTGATCTTGCATGGTTTCAACCTACAGCTTCTGGATATTGCCAATTTGGACTTGTGGTATATGCTACTGAGAATGAAAGCATGTCCTCATCATGCGAAGGTTATGATGATTCAAGAATAACTGAAAAGGAGACATGGTAATGCTaacttattatttgttttgttgattattttatgaatttaatttctgaGTTCTATGCTTTTTTATGTGCAGTTTACTTTCAAGTCCCAGAAACCCTGCGCGCTACATGAGAAGCAATGAACACCTGATGATGCCTAGAAGGATATCTGGTGGGATATTGCATGCCAAAAGCCTAAGAACACTTAAAGAGAAGAAAACTGTATGCTATCCGtttgcttttattatttataatacaaagcCAGTCAGTCATCAGGTATTAAAATATTTCCCTTGTCAATTGTATGTTATCCTCAAATGTTTTCTTACTCTCTTGTATTATTACAGGATCTAGTTGGTCTGGTTATCTCTATAATACTCCTGGGAGATTTTATCTTAGTATTGCTCACCTTGCTTCAGATGTACTCGCTGTCTCTGTTGAGCTTCTTCTTAGTTTTATTTGTCCTCCCTCTTGGTGTCCTATTTCCATTTCCATCTGGAATCAGCGCTTTGTTTAGTCAAGGACCTAGGAGATCAGCTGGGCTTGCTCGACTGTATGCTTTGTGGAATCTAATGTCCCTAGTCAACGTAGTAAGTTGTGCTAAAGTTGTACTTGTTTTAAACTAATGTGACACAATAGTTACAAGTGTAACCATTATTGAATTATTTAGTTTACCTGCGTACTTCTTGTATGCAGTACTTAGTTTTTCATTGTATTTCAATATCGTTTTTCAAAGTGGGGTCAAATAAGCTCCCAGATATTTGTTTTAACGTTTAACAGTAAAATGGATCTCTTGAAACAGGTAGTTGCCTTCTTTTGTGGCTTTATACATTATACAGCTCGTTCACATAAGCTTTACAACTTTCAATCCTGGAATTTTAGTATGTAAGTAGCTTTTACCATTTTACCATAATTTTGGCAGATA
This genomic interval from Glycine max cultivar Williams 82 chromosome 5, Glycine_max_v4.0, whole genome shotgun sequence contains the following:
- the LOC100796396 gene encoding uncharacterized protein, encoding MAHTLHKPFSILLLLYFTFSFASQHSHHGFSILDSDFDALYGDYTPPSPPPPPPLPHPPSLTCLEGLNGTGSLTTTCDLNSSLIFNSDVYIEGNGSLNILPGVNLSCPVSGCVILINVSNEFSLQSGAAIVAGTVLVASRNATLFGGSVINVTGLAGAPPAQTSGTPSGTQGAGGGHGGRGATCVSDNTKLPDDVWGGDAYSWSSLDEPWSYGSKGGTTSKEEKYGGEGGGRIKFAVVDSIDVSGDLLANGGDGGMKGGGGSGGSIYVKAHRITGTGTISATGGGGFAGGGGGRVSINVFSRHDNTKFFIHGGISLGCSRNAGAAGTYYDAVPRSLTICNHNLSTQTDTLLLEFPKVPLWTNVYVQNQAKALFPLYWSRVQVGGLIRLTYGAVLSFGLAHYGSSEFELMAEELLMSDSVVKIYGALRMSVKIHLMLNSKMLIDANGDQIVATSLLEASNLVVLKDSSVIHSNANLGVHGQGSLNLSGAGNLIEAQHLILSLFFSINVGPGSVLRGPLEASGDDMTPQLYCEVENCPVELLHPPEDCNVNSSLAFTLQICRVEDVIVEGTITGSVVHFHWIRNIDVSYSGVISVSGLGCTGGLGRARYFENGIGGGGGHGGYGGDGYYNGNFIEGGSTYGDVDLPCELGSGSGNNSLAGATAGGGIIVMGSLEHSLSSLTLNGSLRADGESFGDDPRGKDGGITSSIGPGGGSGGTVLLFIQTLALGDSSIISTAGGQGSPSGGGGGGGGRVHFHWSNIPVGDEYVPLASVKGSIITGGGFGGGQGLPGKNGSISGTACPRGLYGIFCEECPVGTYKDVSGSDRALCHDCPPDELPHRAIYISVRGGVAETPCPYKCISDRYHMPNCYTAFEELVYTFGGPWLFGLLLLGLLILLALVLSVARMKYVAGDDLPAVTPARNDTRLNHSFPFLESLNEIMETNRSEESQSHVHRLYFHGPNTFSEPWHLLHCPPEQVKDIVYEDAFNRFVDDINSLATYHWWEGSIYSILCIIAYPLAWSWLQMCRRKKLQKLREFVRSEYDHACLRSCRSRALYEGLKVAATSDLMLGYLDFFLGGDEKRPDLPPRLYQRFPMSIIFGGDGSYMSPFSIHSDNILTSIMSQSVPPTIWYRLVAGLNAQLRLVRRGHLKITFGPVISWLDVYANPKLATYGVRVDLAWFQPTASGYCQFGLVVYATENESMSSSCEGYDDSRITEKETCLLSSPRNPARYMRSNEHLMMPRRISGGILHAKSLRTLKEKKTVCYPFAFIIYNTKPVSHQDLVGLVISIILLGDFILVLLTLLQMYSLSLLSFFLVLFVLPLGVLFPFPSGISALFSQGPRRSAGLARLYALWNLMSLVNVVVAFFCGFIHYTARSHKLYNFQSWNFSMDESEWWILPSGLALCKIIQARLVDCHVANQEIQDPSLYSSDTNVFWNS